In Nevskiales bacterium, one genomic interval encodes:
- the pta gene encoding phosphate acetyltransferase — protein MKAINRIIDRARAQPGRIVLCEGEDPRILQAALRATREGTAKIILVGNRAKIEHAADTNAISLADMEIIDPADSPLIPTFAEELFALRRKKGMTLEQAQQEVLKPLCFANLMVRLGHADGSVAGAVHTTADVVRNAIQIIGVDPACKLVSSFFLMMLCQPFHTLKGGLIFSDCGLVVDPNAEELADIAMAAADSARSLLAEEPRVAMLSFSTSGSAKHAAVDKVVNATHIVKAQRPGLAIDGDVQLDAAIVAEIANRKLPDSQVKGKANVLIFPNLAAGNIGYKLAERVGGAVAIGPLLQGLAKPANDLSRGCSAEDIFHVIAVTVVQAQMAAAKAHG, from the coding sequence ATGAAAGCGATCAACCGCATCATCGACCGGGCCCGGGCCCAGCCCGGCAGGATTGTGCTGTGCGAAGGCGAGGATCCGCGCATCTTGCAGGCGGCGCTGCGGGCGACCCGCGAGGGTACCGCCAAGATCATCCTGGTCGGTAATCGGGCAAAAATCGAACACGCCGCCGACACCAACGCGATCAGTCTGGCCGATATGGAAATCATCGATCCGGCCGACTCGCCCCTGATCCCGACCTTTGCCGAAGAGCTGTTCGCGCTGCGCCGGAAAAAGGGGATGACCCTGGAGCAGGCGCAGCAGGAAGTCTTGAAACCGCTGTGTTTCGCCAACCTGATGGTACGCCTCGGCCACGCCGACGGCTCGGTCGCCGGTGCGGTTCACACCACGGCCGATGTGGTACGCAATGCCATCCAGATCATCGGCGTCGATCCGGCCTGCAAGCTCGTGTCGAGCTTCTTCTTGATGATGCTGTGCCAGCCCTTCCATACGCTCAAGGGCGGGCTGATATTCTCGGACTGCGGCCTGGTGGTCGACCCGAACGCGGAGGAGTTGGCCGACATCGCGATGGCCGCTGCCGACAGCGCGCGCAGCCTGCTGGCGGAAGAGCCCCGGGTGGCGATGCTGTCCTTCTCCACCAGTGGCAGCGCCAAGCATGCCGCCGTGGACAAGGTGGTGAACGCGACCCACATCGTCAAAGCCCAGCGCCCGGGCCTCGCCATCGACGGCGATGTGCAGCTCGATGCCGCGATCGTGGCCGAAATCGCCAACCGCAAACTGCCCGACTCGCAGGTCAAGGGCAAGGCCAACGTGCTGATCTTCCCCAACCTCGCGGCCGGTAACATCGGCTACAAGCTTGCCGAGCGCGTCGGCGGCGCGGTGGCGATCGGCCCGCTGCTGCAGGGTCTGGCGAAGCCGGCCAACGACCTGTCGCGGGGCTGCAGCGCGGAAGACATCTTCCATGTGATCGCGGTGACCGTGGTGCAGGCGCAGATGGCCGCTGCCAAGGCGCACGGGTAA
- a CDS encoding AAA family ATPase, whose protein sequence is MTEILLSKPERMVSVRELFGIDTELKVPAFSERNDHVPEIDEAYRFNPDVTLAILAGFTRDRRVMVQGLHGTGKSTHIEQVAARLNWPCVRVNLDGHISRLDLVGKDTIVVRDGLQVTEFQEGIVPWALQRPVALIFDEYDAGRPDVMFVIQRILERDGKFTLLDQNRVIRPHPYFRLFATSNTVGLGNLSGMYHGTQVLNHAQIDRWNIVATLNYLPRDEEVAIVLARVPEKNTEKGRRLIESMVALAELTRKGFAAGDLSTLMSPRTVITWAENCEIFRDPALAFRLSFLNKCDEVERPIVAEYYQRCFAQELEESWMRESAAAAPGGR, encoded by the coding sequence GTGACGGAAATCTTGTTGAGCAAACCCGAGCGCATGGTTTCGGTGCGCGAGCTGTTCGGTATCGACACCGAGCTCAAGGTGCCGGCGTTCTCCGAGCGCAACGACCATGTGCCCGAGATCGACGAGGCCTACCGCTTCAACCCTGATGTGACGCTGGCGATCCTGGCCGGCTTCACGCGCGATCGCCGGGTGATGGTCCAGGGGCTGCACGGCACCGGCAAATCGACCCATATCGAGCAGGTGGCGGCACGCCTGAACTGGCCCTGCGTGCGGGTCAATCTCGATGGTCACATCAGCCGGCTGGATCTGGTGGGCAAGGACACGATCGTGGTGCGCGATGGCCTGCAGGTGACGGAGTTTCAGGAAGGCATCGTGCCCTGGGCGCTGCAGCGGCCGGTGGCGCTGATCTTCGACGAATACGACGCCGGCCGCCCCGATGTGATGTTCGTGATCCAGCGCATCCTCGAGCGCGACGGCAAGTTCACCCTGCTCGATCAGAACCGCGTGATCCGCCCGCATCCCTATTTCCGTCTGTTTGCCACCTCGAACACCGTCGGGCTGGGCAACCTGTCCGGCATGTACCACGGCACCCAGGTGCTGAATCATGCGCAGATCGATCGCTGGAACATCGTGGCGACGCTGAACTACCTGCCGCGGGACGAGGAGGTGGCGATCGTGCTGGCGCGCGTGCCGGAGAAGAACACCGAGAAGGGCCGCAGGCTGATCGAATCCATGGTCGCGCTTGCCGAGCTCACGCGAAAGGGCTTTGCCGCAGGCGACCTCTCCACGCTGATGTCGCCGCGTACCGTGATCACCTGGGCGGAGAACTGCGAGATCTTCCGCGATCCGGCGCTCGCCTTCCGGCTTTCCTTCCTCAACAAGTGCGACGAGGTGGAGCGGCCGATCGTCGCCGAGTACTACCAGCGCTGCTTCGCTCAGGAGCTGGAGGAATCGTGGATGCGCGAATCCGCCGCCGCTGCTCCGGGAGGCCGGTAG
- a CDS encoding aminotransferase class III-fold pyridoxal phosphate-dependent enzyme gives MRPETTFRSVWRLWLRPGERVSGQCSSSCRRTDDDVCDRYRPQLSLDAVYRQPRLQGRSAPGGAGRGYVLLEPYRYQREQLFERAAAMSGYFLDSLFELRDLPLVSDIRGYGMLAGIDLLCDGVPGRRGHEVQKRLFDAGLHIKTTGDAGIIAPALIAEKQHIDELCSILRDVLSRL, from the coding sequence CTGCGGCCGGAGACTACGTTTCGGTCAGTTTGGCGGCTGTGGCTTCGCCCGGGCGAGCGTGTCAGCGGCCAATGTTCCTCATCCTGCCGGAGGACTGACGACGATGTCTGTGACCGCTATCGACCTCAGCTATCACTGGATGCCGTTTACCGGCAACCGCGCCTTCAAGGCCGATCCGCGCCTGGTGGTGCGGGCCGAGGGTATGTACTACTGGAGCCATACCGGTACCAGCGCGAGCAGCTGTTCGAGCGTGCCGCGGCGATGTCCGGCTATTTCCTCGACAGCCTGTTCGAACTGCGCGACTTGCCGCTGGTGAGCGATATCCGCGGCTACGGCATGCTGGCCGGCATCGACCTGCTCTGCGACGGTGTGCCGGGACGGCGCGGCCACGAGGTGCAGAAGCGCTTGTTCGACGCCGGCCTGCACATCAAGACCACCGGTGACGCCGGCATCATCGCCCCGGCGCTGATCGCCGAGAAGCAGCACATCGACGAGCTGTGCAGCATCTTGCGCGATGTGCTGAGCCGTCTGTGA
- a CDS encoding alcohol dehydrogenase catalytic domain-containing protein, translating to MPYAIRIYEYGGPEVLRWEEVAVGEPGPGEVRLRQTAIGLNFIDTYHRSGLYPLPSLPSGLGSEGAGVVEAVGEGVSDLSPGDRVAYAGGPVGAYAEVRLMPAVRLVKLPEGIAEETAAAMMLAGMTAQYLLRRTYPVKAGDTVLIHAAAGGVGS from the coding sequence ATGCCCTATGCCATCCGCATCTACGAATACGGCGGTCCCGAGGTGCTGCGCTGGGAAGAGGTCGCCGTGGGCGAGCCCGGCCCGGGCGAAGTGCGTCTGCGCCAGACCGCGATCGGCCTGAACTTCATCGATACCTACCATCGCAGCGGTCTCTATCCGCTGCCGTCGCTGCCGAGCGGCCTGGGTTCCGAGGGCGCGGGCGTGGTCGAGGCGGTAGGCGAGGGCGTCAGTGATCTGTCCCCGGGCGACCGCGTGGCCTATGCCGGCGGACCGGTCGGCGCCTATGCCGAGGTACGGCTGATGCCGGCGGTGCGACTGGTCAAGCTGCCCGAGGGCATCGCCGAGGAGACCGCCGCCGCCATGATGCTGGCCGGCATGACCGCCCAGTACTTGCTGCGCCGTACCTACCCGGTCAAGGCCGGCGATACGGTGCTGATCCACGCCGCCGCCGGCGGGGTCGGCTCCA
- a CDS encoding IclR family transcriptional regulator produces MALTRVMKTEVPKIDGDTPTMRLFALLEVIAEKDQLVSLQGLVEETGLPKPTLHRMLQQLEAAGMLQRDGDGRHYSTGVRLHRLAENLLLNNTVHGARHIVLRQLVEEVGESCNITAFSGSEVLYLDRVETAAPLRFYLHPGSRVPAHCSASGKLFLAQMTPAQRRRLLAHAPLERYTQNTLTDLAQLEAEIERVRAAGYSIDDEEFLPGLLCIAVLVPSPSGRSNMGIAIQGPIIRMTREKALQYLPALRRAADALAAIEAESITGDESGTPHAKRTQASR; encoded by the coding sequence ATGGCTTTGACTCGCGTGATGAAGACTGAAGTGCCAAAGATCGATGGCGATACGCCGACGATGCGCCTGTTTGCGCTGCTAGAGGTGATCGCCGAGAAGGACCAGCTCGTGTCCCTGCAGGGGCTGGTGGAGGAGACGGGGCTGCCCAAGCCGACGCTCCACCGCATGCTGCAGCAGTTGGAGGCGGCGGGGATGCTGCAACGGGACGGGGACGGGCGGCATTACAGCACCGGTGTGCGGCTGCACCGTCTGGCCGAAAACTTGCTGTTGAACAACACCGTGCACGGCGCTCGGCACATTGTGTTGCGCCAGCTCGTGGAGGAGGTGGGGGAGAGCTGCAATATCACCGCCTTTTCCGGCAGCGAGGTGCTGTATCTCGATCGCGTCGAAACGGCCGCACCGCTGCGCTTCTATCTGCACCCGGGGTCGCGCGTGCCGGCGCATTGTTCGGCAAGCGGCAAGCTCTTCCTGGCGCAGATGACCCCGGCCCAGCGGCGCCGGTTGCTGGCGCATGCACCGCTCGAGCGCTACACCCAGAATACCCTGACCGACCTCGCCCAGCTCGAAGCCGAGATCGAGCGCGTACGGGCCGCTGGCTACAGTATCGACGACGAGGAGTTCCTACCCGGTCTGTTGTGCATCGCGGTTCTGGTCCCGTCGCCGAGCGGGCGCTCGAATATGGGCATAGCGATCCAGGGCCCGATCATACGCATGACGCGAGAGAAAGCGCTGCAGTACTTGCCGGCCCTGCGTCGTGCTGCCGATGCTCTGGCCGCAATCGAAGCGGAAAGCATCACCGGCGACGAAAGCGGCACCCCGCACGCCAAGCGCACTCAGGCCAGCCGGTAG
- a CDS encoding PLP-dependent aminotransferase family protein gives MKPRVDDVMWQRLFSRYSHAHTTLQQRIRETLVAAILDGHLRPDTALPSCRELARHLGVARSTVVLAYQHLVDEGFLIARERSGYYINREILIGRVHHDPDLHPTLADQPAWSERLRIHPSAQRNIVKPRDWKRHPYPFIYGQLDPELFPIAEWRECCRQALSVAEIRAWATDSIDRDDSLLLEQIQTRLLPRRGVFATAEEILITLGAQHALYLLAQLLIGPGDTLGMEEPGYPDARNIFALCTDRLRPIPVDDDGLVVDERLSGCAYVYVTPSHQSPTTVTMPLARREALLARAIRDDFVLIEDDYESEINFVGEPCPALKSLDTANRVIYVGSLSKTLAPGLRLGFMVGPSDLIREARALRRLMLRHPPANNERAVALFLAMGYHDALLRHLGAAYKVRWEAMGAALNRHLPDSARMPSFGGTAYWVRGPAALDARVLQAAAYERGIIIEAGDINFMASDPPRNFFRLGFSSIPTERIEPGIRLLAELIYRLA, from the coding sequence ATGAAGCCCCGCGTCGACGACGTCATGTGGCAGCGGCTGTTCAGCCGCTACAGCCACGCTCACACCACCCTGCAGCAACGGATTCGCGAAACCCTGGTGGCGGCCATCCTCGACGGTCATCTGCGGCCCGATACCGCCCTGCCCTCCTGCCGCGAACTCGCCCGCCACCTCGGCGTCGCCCGCAGCACCGTGGTGCTGGCCTACCAGCATCTGGTCGACGAAGGCTTTCTGATCGCCCGGGAGCGCAGCGGCTATTACATCAACCGCGAGATTCTGATCGGCCGCGTGCACCACGATCCCGATCTCCATCCCACCCTGGCAGACCAGCCGGCCTGGAGCGAGCGGCTGCGCATCCATCCCTCGGCCCAGCGCAACATCGTCAAGCCGCGCGACTGGAAGCGCCACCCCTATCCCTTCATCTACGGCCAGCTCGACCCCGAGCTGTTCCCCATCGCCGAGTGGCGCGAGTGCTGCCGTCAGGCGCTCAGCGTGGCCGAGATCCGCGCCTGGGCCACCGACAGCATCGACCGCGACGACAGCCTGCTGCTCGAGCAGATCCAGACCCGCCTGCTGCCGCGCCGCGGCGTGTTCGCCACCGCCGAGGAGATCCTCATCACCCTGGGGGCGCAGCACGCCCTGTACTTGCTGGCTCAGTTGCTGATCGGTCCCGGCGACACGCTGGGCATGGAGGAGCCGGGCTATCCGGACGCGCGCAACATCTTCGCCCTGTGCACCGACCGGCTGCGCCCCATCCCGGTCGACGACGATGGGCTGGTGGTAGACGAGCGGCTGAGCGGTTGTGCCTACGTCTACGTCACGCCCAGCCATCAGTCGCCGACCACCGTCACCATGCCGCTGGCGCGCCGCGAGGCCCTGCTGGCGCGGGCGATACGCGACGATTTCGTCCTCATCGAGGACGACTACGAGAGCGAGATCAATTTCGTGGGCGAGCCGTGCCCGGCCCTGAAGAGCCTGGACACCGCCAATCGCGTGATCTACGTGGGCAGCCTGTCGAAGACCCTGGCTCCGGGACTGCGCCTTGGCTTCATGGTCGGGCCGTCGGACCTGATCCGCGAGGCACGGGCGCTGCGGCGGCTGATGCTGCGCCATCCACCGGCCAACAACGAGCGCGCGGTGGCGTTGTTCCTGGCCATGGGCTACCACGATGCGTTGCTGCGCCATCTCGGCGCCGCCTACAAAGTGCGCTGGGAGGCGATGGGCGCGGCGCTCAACCGCCATCTGCCGGATTCGGCGCGGATGCCGAGCTTCGGCGGCACCGCCTACTGGGTGCGCGGCCCCGCGGCGCTGGATGCCCGGGTGCTGCAGGCGGCGGCCTACGAGCGCGGCATCATCATCGAAGCCGGCGATATCAACTTCATGGCCAGCGACCCGCCGCGCAACTTCTTCCGTCTGGGTTTTTCCTCCATCCCCACCGAGCGCATCGAGCCCGGCATCCGCTTGCTCGCCGAGCTGATCTACCGGCTGGCCTGA
- a CDS encoding sulfite exporter TauE/SafE family protein: MSIDSLLALLAIVAVGTYFQTVTGFGLGMIVMGATSGFALAPVSVAAAVVSLVTLVNSAVALPGKLHHIDWRAARAVLVGVGPAIIAGVLLLDYLSSVTARLLQFLLGAAIIYSGVVFARRPAQLPERSSDRSFFISGFASGLFGGLFGMAGPPVIFHFYRQPLELVAIRNMLLLVFAFTSGSRTLFIAAQGRLDSEIWLLTACAVPLVALATVLGRRYPPPFAPQAMRRVACAALLVIGASLVMSALTFTGG, translated from the coding sequence ATGAGCATCGACAGCCTGCTTGCGCTGCTGGCGATCGTCGCCGTCGGCACCTACTTCCAGACGGTGACCGGGTTCGGGCTGGGCATGATCGTGATGGGTGCGACGAGCGGCTTCGCGCTGGCACCGGTCAGCGTGGCCGCGGCCGTCGTGAGCCTGGTCACCCTGGTGAACAGCGCGGTCGCGCTCCCGGGCAAGCTGCACCATATCGACTGGCGCGCGGCGCGTGCGGTACTGGTGGGCGTCGGGCCGGCGATCATCGCCGGTGTGCTGCTGCTCGATTACCTGAGCAGCGTCACCGCACGTCTGCTGCAGTTCCTGCTCGGTGCTGCAATCATCTACAGCGGCGTTGTCTTTGCCCGGCGCCCGGCCCAGTTGCCTGAACGTTCATCCGACCGCAGCTTCTTCATCAGCGGCTTCGCCTCCGGCCTCTTCGGCGGCCTCTTCGGTATGGCCGGCCCACCGGTGATCTTCCATTTCTACCGCCAGCCGCTGGAGCTGGTTGCGATTCGCAACATGCTGCTGCTCGTGTTCGCCTTCACCTCGGGCAGCCGCACGCTCTTCATCGCCGCCCAGGGCAGACTGGATAGCGAAATCTGGCTGCTGACAGCCTGCGCCGTGCCGCTCGTCGCACTCGCGACCGTGCTCGGCCGACGCTACCCGCCGCCCTTTGCGCCGCAGGCGATGCGCCGCGTCGCCTGCGCCGCGTTGCTCGTCATCGGGGCCTCTCTGGTGATGTCGGCTCTCACCTTTACCGGCGGCTAA